Proteins found in one Anabas testudineus chromosome 1, fAnaTes1.2, whole genome shotgun sequence genomic segment:
- the cep170ab gene encoding centrosomal protein of 170 kDa: MSLTSWFLVSGSGTRHRLPREMIFVGRDDCELMLQSRSVDKQHAVINYEPNTDEHKVKDLGSLNGTFVNDVRIQEQIYVTLKVDDKLRFGYDTNLFTVVRGELHIPEEALKHEKFSSQLQLNQKRPPEVESSKPEVKPSEAAAAPACEGASAKASEPSRPEDKTGDVAVLHRGTPLYGQPAWWGDGDADDQQPGRPEERSSDRKKEKAETDTKKSAETPKPTLQTTSNQEPSYFEIPTKDTYSAGKVAGEAPAREQESGASATAEPIHGHASFTIEFDPGASGKVTVKDRVAKAGPETRPRPKRPVGEELSPLQTAMVAAEVKVADWLAQNELPLALKETVAEDDGESVKSDVPVQLRSLKGSKHEDGTQSDSENALGEQRRAAALEERPWGLWGGAGMKIREGRANVPEGLFAEEDSPARRRKSSTSKVGSGFIERRRGSAPHQQSGRDECYHHGDDFSDRGTYTIEVENGDHEEEEARKMIDKVFGVDDQAAVCVSRLGGGDQGRERLNSQRSGPGDRGKPGPMETEVLSEELVVGGPRWVSQWATLAASHIRTDPEGSGGESHVMVTEDRAEISESSHSASFASSGYIERKRRTLPKLPGEELALGRRTPGSGLRTDMGEKQDTELQEKENPEEKMPKGKNQPGRSSGGVGSHGGSPSRSSPAKSQDSGGGRSGHSSALTKLPPRPLTSGEKRIEEARRRKKEEEKARENSGKPLLRQESFTVEKPSSNVPIELIPRIDGLDSSRTQSKEAGIDSATLQKDSEAVAAFLETTVSDQGDPPSQSIEGSMSPESDVDTTSTVSQADGARKVVQKRRTLAGQQKERTVVCSSSKTPAGGRETQDRKVKTRTSVAPQPNRPWTSLDLTDDDVNSNSLLSDSQPTTQESRGSHAKAQTGSTTVGASTKSSRAKITQAPVSSAPSKTANVPKPRPTRASLLRRARLGDSSDTEPADLDRMSVASEASTASSTSRTGMARRGMSRIEALAQPRRPRVGSPSAQSDSEATVTRNRGLGTRTAAGDYAIRLRGSNVTSVSGPRARANSASKLPDKSKGASQYGPPASGTRWRRVPVEYASTSEDEYGSNRHISKQGHTRPFPSTRVVQLGGSAPATPNPAGLSALKQHSREQDEYMRDWTAHSEEIARISQDLAKDLAMLAREIHDVAGEIDSVSPAATDPGALLEEHVFDDSLDLGGPSAEHSSNLGSNGRSVELRPRGSSGQGSRSIRRQTWNRDDAVLDSLLLASVTQLSTRIRQSVDKTTCKIRILFKDKEQKWEEIENKLQAEHDSLILKSSNKEISSIIQDLKRVERQLLVIDTMVDPDGTLDALSNLGLTSPLTDQKNSSGVQQGASGLHAGAEVSSSTLSARRPEGLASEARGSSNHTGVAEQDSGPKQSSRSYK, encoded by the exons ATGAGTCTGACTTCCTGGTTCCTGGTGAGCGGCAGCGGGACGCGTCATCGTCTCCCCAGGGAGATGATTTTTGTGGGGAGGGACGACTGCGAGCTCATGCTACAG TCCCGCAGTGTGGACAAACAACATGCCGTCATCAATTATGAGCCAAACACAGACGAACATAAAGTTAAGGACCTGGGCAGTCTCAATGGG ACCTTTGTCAATGACGTGAGAATACAGGAGCAAATCTATGTCACGCTGAAAGTTGACGACAAATTGAGGTTTGGCTATG ATACCAACCTGTTCACTGTGGTCCGAGGAGAGCTGCATATTCCAGAGGAAGCTCTCAAG CATGAGAAGTTCAGCAGCCAGCTTCAGCTTAACCAAAAGAGACCTCCTGAGGTAGAATCATCCAAACCAGAGGTGAAGCCCtctgaggcagcagcagcaccagcgtGTGAGGGGGCTAGTGCCAAAGCCTCTGAGCCCAGCAGGCCAGAGGACAAGACAG GGGACGTCGCTGTTTTGCACAGAGGTACGCCACTCTATGGTCAGCCTGCCTGGTGGGGAGATGGAGACGCTGATGACCAGCAACCAGGGAGACctgaggagaggagctcagatcggaagaaagaaaaagctgaaacag acacaaagaaaagtgCGGAGACCCCAAAGCCCACACTGCAAACAACCTCCAATCAGGAGCCTAGCTATTTTGAGATCCCAACCAAGGATACCTACTCTGCAGGTAAAGTGGCTGGAGAGGCCCCCGCACGAGAACAAGAATCTGGTGCTTCTGCTACTGCGGAGCCCATTCATGGCCATGCCTCATTCACCATTGAGTTTGACCCTGGCGCGTCAGGTAAAGTCACAGTCAAAGATCGAGTGGCAAAGGCAGGACCAGAGACCAGGCCTCGTCCTAAGCGACCTGTTGGGGAGGAGCTAAGTCCACTTCAGACAGCAATGGTTGCAGCAGAGGTCAAAGTTGCCGACTGGCTGGCCCAGAATGAGCTGCCCTTAGCTCTCAAAGAGACAGTTGCAGAGGATGATGGAGAAAGTGTGAAGAGTGATGTGCCTGTACAACTGAGGAGCCTAAAAG GCAGTAAACATGAGGACGGCACACAGAGTGATTCAGAAAACGCACTAGGAGAGCAGCGCAGGGCTGCAGCACTGGAGGAACGTCCATGGGGGCTTTGGGGCGGTGCAGGGATGAAAATCAGGGAGGGTCGCGCCAATGTACCAGAGGGGCTCTTTGCTGAGGAGGACAGTCCTGCACGCCGTCGCAAGTCTTCAACTTCAAAAGTAGGGAGTGGCTTCATAGAGAGGCGGCGTGGCTCGGCACCACATCAGCAGAGTGGCCGTGACGAGTGTTATCATCACGGAGATGACTTTAGTGACAGAGGCACCTACACCATTGAGGTGGAGAATGGAGATCATGAAGAGGAAGAGGCTAGGAAAATGATTGACAAG GTGTTCGGTGTCGATGACcaagcagctgtgtgtgtgtctaggtTGGGGGGCGGTGATCAAGGAAGAGAGCGGCTCAACTCCCAGAGGTCTGGTCCTGGTGACAGAGGAAAGCCTGGACCCATGgagacagag GTTCTGTCTGAAGAGCTGGTGGTGGGTGGTCCTCGCTGGGTCTCACAGTGGGCTACTCTTGCTGCCAGTCACATTAGAACAGACCCTGAGGGATCGGGAGGAGAGAGTCACGTTATGGTTACAGAGGACCGAG CTGAAATTAGTGAGTCCAGCCACTCGGCCTCCTTTGCCTCTTCTGGCTACATAGAGCGTAAGAGGAGAACTTTACCTAAGCTTCCTGGAGAGGAGCTTGCCCTAGGAAGGAGGACCCCAGGCTCAGGCCTGCGTACAGATATGGGAGAGAAACAGGACACTGAGCTACAGGAGAAGGAGAACCCAGAGGAGAAAATGCCCAAGGGGAAAAATCAACCTGGCCGCAGCTCGGGAGGTGTGGGCAGTCATGGTGGCAGCCCCAGTCGCTCCTCACCAGCCAAGTCGCAGGACAGTGGTGGCGGGAGATCGGGTCATTCAAGTGCGTTGACCAAACTCCCCCCACGTCCACTGACCAGCGGAGAGAAGAGAATTGAGGAGGCACgaaggaggaaaaaggaagaggagaaggccAGGGAAAATAGTGGGAAACCATTGTTAAGGCAGGAGAGTTTTACTGTTGAGAAACCAAGCTCTAACGTGCCCATTGAGCTGATACCGCGGATTGATGGACTCGATAGCAGCAGAACTCAGAGTAAGGAGGCTGGCATTGACAGCGCCACACTGCAGAAAGATTCAGAGGCTGTGGCGGCCTTTCTAGAGACCACTGTTTCAGACCAAGGTGATCCACCAAGTCAGTCCATTGAAGGCTCCATGTCACCAGAGTCAGATGTGGACACCACAAGCACAGTGAGCCAGGCTGATGGAGCAAGGAAAGTAGTCCAGAAACGGAGGACTCTTGCAGGGCAGCAGAAGGAGAGAACAGTAGTGTGCTCATCCAGTAAGACCCCCgctggaggaagagagaccCAAGACAGGAAGGTCAAGACCAGGACATCTGTTGCACCCCAACCCAACCGTCCCTGGACTTCACTGGACCTCACTGACGATGATGTCAACTCCAACTCACTACTTTCAGACTCCCAGCCCACAACACAGGAGTCCAGAGGATCTCATGCAAAAGCCCAGACAGGTAGCACAACAGTGGGAGCCAGCACCAAGTCTAGTCGGGCTAAGATCACCCAGGCTCCTGTCTCTTCTGCACCTAGTAAAACTGCCAATGTCCCAAAGCCCAGGCCCACGAGGGCGTCTCTGCTAAGGCGTGCCCGGCTGGGGGATTCATCAGACACTGAACCTGCTGACCTTGACCGAATGTCGGTGGCCTCTGAGGCCTCCACTGCTAGTTCTACATCCAGGACAGGGATGGCAAGAAGGGGAATGTCCAGAATAGAAGCTCTGGCACAGCCAAGGAGGCCGAGGGTAGGCTCCCCATCTGCCCAGAGTGACTCAGAAGCCACTGTGACAAGGAATAGAGGTCTGGGGACACGGACTGCAGCAGGTGATTATGCCATTAGACTTAGAGGATCCAATGTGACCTCAGTGTCTGGTCCCAGAGCCAGGGCAAACAGCGCCTCCAAGCTGCCTGACAAGAGTAAAGGCGCCTCACAGTATGGACCACCCGCAT CTGGCACTCGGTGGCGCCGCGTGCCTGTGGAGTATGCCTCCACCTCAGAGGATGAGTATGGCTCCAATCGACACATATCCAAGCAAGGACACACACGGCCCTTCCCATCTACCCGGGTAGTTCAGCTCGGAGGTTCAGCCCCAGCAACTCCTAATCCTGCGGGCCTGTCTGCCCTGAAGCAGCACTCCAGGGAACAGGACGAGTATATGAGAGACTGGACTGCACACAGCGAGGAAATAGCCAG gATTAGCCAAGATCTAGCCAAAGACCTCGCCATGCTCGCCAGGGAGATCCATGATGTGGCAGGAGAGATCGACTCAGTCAGCCCTGCAGCCACAGACCCTGGAGCTCTG TTGGAGGAGCATGTATTTGACGACAGCTTGGACCTGGGTGGTCCCTCTGCAGAGCACAGCAGCAATCTGGGAAGCAATGGGCGGTCTGTGGAGCTGCGACCCCGAGGCTCTAGTGGACAGGGCTCCCGCTCCATCCGAAGACAGACATGGAACAGAGATGAT GCGGTGCTAGACAGTTTATTACTAGCATCTGTGACTCAACTCTCAACGAGGATTCGTCAGTCAGTTGACAAAACAACCTGCAAAATCAG AATCCTCTTCAAGGATAAGGAACAGAAATGGGAAGAGATTGAGAACAAACTGCAGGCAGAGCACGACTCCTTAATACTCAAAAGTTCCAACAAG GAAATTTCAAGCATAATTCAAGACTTGAAGAGAGTGGAAAGACAACTGCTTG TCATCGACACAATGGTGGATCCAGATGGCACCCTGGATGCCCTGTCCAACCTGGGCCTGACTAGCCCTCTAACTGACCAGAAGAACAGCTCTGGGGTTCAACAGGGGGCGTCAGGGTTGCATGCTGGAGCTGAGGTGTCTTCCAGCACTCTCTCAGCCCGCAGGCCTGAAGGACTTGCCTCTGAAGCCCGTGGATCCTCAAACCACACAGGGGTGGCAGAGCAAGACTCAGGGCCAAAACAAAGCTCCAGATCCTACAAGTGA